TGGTGCTCTCGGTGGATCCCTGGACCGGCGCGGGGCGTCGCCATGCGCGGTAACCGCGGCTTCACCCTGGTGGAGGCGGCGGTCGCGCTCCTCCTGCTGGGCGTAGCGCTCGTGCCGCTCCTCCAGTCGGTGACGGCGGGGGTGCGCTCCGAAGGCGACCTCGCCGCGCGGCTGAACGCGGTGCCGCTCGCCGAGTCGCGGATGGAGGAGCTTTCGCTGCTTCCCCTCGACTCGCTGGGCTTCTACCTCACCACCCGCCGCGGCACCTTTGCGCCACCTTTTGCGCGGTATCGGTGGAGCGCGCTGCTGAGGCCCGCCGCCGGATCGCCCGCGCTGGTGCAGGCGGCGGTGCGGGTGGAGTGGGAGGGCGGGGCATACTCGTTGGAGACCTTTTTCCACCGGCCGGGGATGCTCCCCCAGGTGCGGCGGTGAGGGCGCGGCGCGGGGGCTTCACCCTGCTGGAGGTGGTGGTCGCGCTCGCCATCGCGGGGGCGGTGACGGCGGGGGCGTACGGGATCCTGCTCTCCGTGTCTGCGTCGCGCGACCGGGTGGTGAGGGAAAGGGAGCGCGTGCTTCCCGCCGTCGCCGCGCGCGAGGCGCTCACGACGTGGCTCGCCGGGGCCGCCACGCTGGACCAGGGCGGACCCTTTCGCGGCGTCGACCGGCGCGACGGGCAGCTCCCGGCGGACGAGCTGTCGTTCGTGGTGGGCGACGGGGGGACGCTGCACCCCGGCCCGCGCCGCGTAAGGCTCTGGGTGGAACGCCGCTTCTCCGCGCCGCGCCACGGGCTGCTGGCGGAGATCGGGATGATCGAGGGGGGCGCCACGGACACGCTGGAAGTCGCGCCGGGCGCGGCGGGGATGGACGTGCGCTACCGCACGCACGTCAAGGGGGTGGACCGCTGGGTGGACTGGTGGTCCGCGCCGGCGGAGCTCCCCGACGCGGTGGAGCTGCGGCTGCTGCCGCCCCCGGAGCGCGCGGCCG
The sequence above is drawn from the Longimicrobium sp. genome and encodes:
- a CDS encoding prepilin-type N-terminal cleavage/methylation domain-containing protein, with the translated sequence MRGNRGFTLVEAAVALLLLGVALVPLLQSVTAGVRSEGDLAARLNAVPLAESRMEELSLLPLDSLGFYLTTRRGTFAPPFARYRWSALLRPAAGSPALVQAAVRVEWEGGAYSLETFFHRPGMLPQVRR
- a CDS encoding prepilin-type N-terminal cleavage/methylation domain-containing protein, encoding MRARRGGFTLLEVVVALAIAGAVTAGAYGILLSVSASRDRVVRERERVLPAVAAREALTTWLAGAATLDQGGPFRGVDRRDGQLPADELSFVVGDGGTLHPGPRRVRLWVERRFSAPRHGLLAEIGMIEGGATDTLEVAPGAAGMDVRYRTHVKGVDRWVDWWSAPAELPDAVELRLLPPPERAADPRGDGLPGPLRLPVKAALHSDSNQETRDDGTRTTGIRADCGAVGAGAGVCAGG